AGAAGCAGAACTATGTCCAGATCATGTCCATATGTTGGTAGAAATACCACCAAAATATTCAATATCACAAATAATGGGATATTTAAAAGGAAAAAGTTCTCTGATAATATTCGATAGACATGCTAACTTAAAATATAAATACGGAAATAGACACTTTTGGTGTAGAGGATACTATGTGGATACAGTAGGCAGAAATGAAAAGAAAATAAAAGAATATATACAAAATCAATTAAAAGAAGATTATTATGCTGACCAAATAAGTATAAAGGAATACAATGACCCGTTTACGGGAGAGTCAGTAAATAAAAACAAATAAAAAAACTGCTTTAGCAGTAGTTGGGATAGTGGTGCATGTGACGGAATATTCGGAGCCCCAGTAGGGGCGTGCCGGTATTCGCGCCTTATAGGCGCTGTGCAAACTACCAGCTAAGCTGGTAGTTTTGATTATTCCACAACAGTCACCACGATGAGTCTGGAGTTTTGTTTTTCGTAGGTGCAGGTTATTAGGTTTATGATTTTATCGGTTTCTTTTAGGTCGTAGTCTGTTTTGTAGACTGCGTTTTTTTCTACAAAGTCGTAGAATTTTTCTTTTTCTTTGTAGTCTTTGTAGGCTCTTGGGTCTATTTCTGTATCGCCTGATATGATGGCTGCTGCTATGGCCCTTGTCCTAAATTCGTTTTTTTCTGTGTAGAAGCTAAAACCAGTTTTTTCTGGGTCTTTTTTAAATTCGTTTAGGCTGCCAAACATTGTGCCATTGTTTGTTGTGTGGGCGTAGATTAGGATAAAATCATCGTCTAGGGACTTATTTCTATAGTCCATAAAGACTGCTCCCATGAGGTTTTTTTCTCCATTTGCTAGGGTATGTAGGTATTTTTCATTATCGGCTGTGACTAGTAGGGGATAATCGATCCTTCCCTCATCTGATTTTATCCAGGCAAAGATTTCTGGGTTTATTTTTCTAAGATTTTCAAAGTCGATTGGACTTTGGTAGTCTTTTTGGCCCGTCTCTTTGTCCCTTATCTCAGATGAGGTTTTTATTTCTTTATAGACTTGGATCGATTCTTTTTCTTTTTGTTGGGTTTTTATATATGAAAAAACTTGGTAGGCAAAAAATATGCCTAGGATTATTATTATGATGTTTAATAATGTTTTAAGTTTTTTCATACAAACCTCTTTAGTCTCTTATTTTCCTTCTGATATAGGCTGCTATAGCTAGGAGTGATCCGCTGACATATACCATTGATAGGTCGTTTATAGCTCCGGTTTGTGGTAGCTTTGGACTGTGAGGACTTTCTGGTTTATAAGGCTGGTCTGGTGAGTTTGGCTCATCAGGTGTTTTTGTTTTATCCTCTGGTTTGTCATCAGGATTTTCTGGATTATCTTTTGGATCTTCCTTTGGATTTTCCTTAGGATTTTTTGGATTATCTTTTGGATCGCCCTTTGGATTTTCCTTAGGATTATCTTTTGGATCTTCCTTTGGTTCTTCTCCCTCGTCTTTTGGCTTATCATCAGGATTTTCTGGTTCTTCTGGTTTTTCTGGCTCATTAGGTTTTTGTGTATTTTTGACTTCAAATACAAAACCTAGTTGATCACCATTGGCTTTTTTGATCTCTACTATATAGCCATCTGCCTTTGCTTCCTTGATTTGATAGTCGTATCTTACAATTTTCTCTATTATTTCGCCATTTTCACCTATCTCTACTGTTTTTTTGTAGAGTGGTAGGTTTTCTATAATAGTTTCAAAATTGTTGGCTTCATTGGCTATTAGTTTGATAGGATTGCCGTCTTTGTCTACTAGTAGAACTTTCTTTTTTTGGCCATTTTCGTCTGTTTCTACTTGATAGATCTCAAATTCTACCTCTGGTCTATCTTTTGTGATTTTTTCGCCCTCATGGTCAAAGAATTCTTTGAAAACTTTGAGGAAGCGGTTTTTGTCAAGATAGACTCCAACTGTGTTAGAATCTTCGACGGTGTTTTCTGCCAATAGATCTTTTTTAGGATCTTTAAGACCCTCTAGGTCAAAGAAGTCATCAGCATTTCCGATAATTTCTTTGCCATCTTTGCCGACATAGACGATCTTGCCGTCTTCTATCTTGGCGTCCATAGTTGGGATTTGCATTGGTAGGTAGAAATTGACTGTAGACCCATCTACATAGCCCTTGTCTCCAGATTTTAGGATTAGACTTGTGACATCAGATAGTTTGGCCTTGCCATTTTCTATATCCTCTTTGGTGTACTCTTTTTCTCCTACCTTGTAGATAACCTCAAAACCATCTAGGTCGCTAGTAACAAAGTCTCTAAGGATTGGTCTTAGACCGCCATCTTTGACACCTGCTAGGATATCTTTTATAGTTAGTTCTGTAGTATAGGTTGGGTCTCCACCGATTTGGACGACACCAGAATTTCTCCTATATTTGATCCTATAGTTGAATTTATCACCAAATTTGAGTTTGGCATTGCCCTTGAACCATCCATCAGCTATATCTTTATCGACTACATTTCCTTTTTCATCAAGGATTTGTAGGTACTTGTTGACTTTGCCATCAGGTCCCTTGTTGATATTGACCTTGGCATCACCATAGTAGAATTTGGATTTGTCTCCAAAACCTGCCTTGTTGGTGTAGTCTGTACCAATGACGTCATCGTCATAATCTTTGTAGGCTTTTTTGTCTATATAGATATCTTTTAGCCTAAAGATAAATTGGCTAGTAGATCCGTGTGGGGCCTCAAAGTCTGGTAGGTAGGCAATTATTGCCTGGATTTTTTCACCTTTTTTGAAGGTCTTGCCAGAATCTTTTTTGGCTTTTCTTAGGATCTCAGCTTTTTTCTTATCATTTTCATTGCCAGCTGCGAGTTTTTCGATTTCAGCATCAAGGTCATCTGTGTAGAAATATTTGATACCATCTTTGAATTTTTTGAAATTTGCTTCATTATCAAAGTTTGCATTGGCACCATTGGCCATTAGCTTGGTTTTGTCTATTTCTAGCTCAAGCTTGCTTCCTTTTCTAAGCTCAAATATTTTTGGCAAGATGTCGATTATGACTGAGTTTTTGTAGACATAGTGGCCGTTTGGACCATAAGAATCATCATCAGATGGTTCTTTAGATTCTTCTTGAGTTTTTTCATCAGCCTTATCGGTGTTTTCTTTCATTGCCTTGGCCAAATCTTTTTGGTCCTTTGTCATTTTGTCTACTGTCACATCTATAGTGAAGTCTACTTTTTTATCCTCATCACCTGCTATATTGATAGACTGTTCGCTAACAGATTTTTCTACCTTTGGATTTTCGCTGTTAGAATTTGTTAAGTCAGGTTCATAGCTTAACTCAAAGTTTGAGTCATTTTTGCCTTCTGAGCCAAATTTGTCAGCGTCCTTGTCATCGGCGTTTTCCTTTAGGCCAGCAGCTTCGCTAGTCCTATCTATGATAATACCAATGGTTGGGTAGTAGGATTTCTTTTTAGAAGAATCTTCTTTGCCAAAAATGCCATCTGCCTGGTCAACCTTGTCTAGTTTGTAGTTAGCCTTGTTGGCATAGGTCCTCCTATCATAACCATTTTTGGCCATGTAGTAGGCAGGAAGGTCGATTTTTTTATTCTCTAGGTCTTTATAGGCCTGAGTCTTTTTAAGTTCAGCATTAAACTTGTCGCTAGCTGGAACATTTCCTATATACCAAGGGTTGATGGCATTGCCATTTTTATCCCTGATAG
This window of the Anaerococcus mediterraneensis genome carries:
- the tnpA gene encoding IS200/IS605 family transposase; translated protein: MLDKNTLSHTSWRCKYHIVFAPKYRRQVIYRQLRKDIGSILRELCSRKGINIIEAELCPDHVHMLVEIPPKYSISQIMGYLKGKSSLIIFDRHANLKYKYGNRHFWCRGYYVDTVGRNEKKIKEYIQNQLKEDYYADQISIKEYNDPFTGESVNKNK
- a CDS encoding class B sortase, whose product is MKKLKTLLNIIIIILGIFFAYQVFSYIKTQQKEKESIQVYKEIKTSSEIRDKETGQKDYQSPIDFENLRKINPEIFAWIKSDEGRIDYPLLVTADNEKYLHTLANGEKNLMGAVFMDYRNKSLDDDFILIYAHTTNNGTMFGSLNEFKKDPEKTGFSFYTEKNEFRTRAIAAAIISGDTEIDPRAYKDYKEKEKFYDFVEKNAVYKTDYDLKETDKIINLITCTYEKQNSRLIVVTVVE